One stretch of Actinacidiphila sp. DG2A-62 DNA includes these proteins:
- a CDS encoding sigma-70 family RNA polymerase sigma factor, translating to MRGSERVGPDPAMVAAARAGDERALDVLVAQSLPLVYNVVGRALDGHDDVDDVVQETLLRVVRGLGELRDPAAFRSWLVAIAVRQVRDREQARRANWQRRTALDAAEAIPDPASDFASVTILRLGLTDQRREIAEATRWLDDDDRTLLALWWLEETGDIGRTELAEALGLSRQHAAVKVQRMKEQLETSRTVVRALGAADGCEQLRTVVAGWDGVPSPLWRKRIARHVRGCDVCGHACGLLLPMDRLLSGLPLLPVPVHLTAAHAPAAGWSGAAHGPHTPHGPYAAHPAAGHAAAHSAAPMPPTEAVAPTAARTAPPSRPRGRSGAHRGGGRPRPRLPHGPVAGPAAAVSAVAAVAAGALLAVHLTADPARPAAHAAPSGPAVTAAVPAPATPAPTTTSASPTPTRTAGRTPGASAAARPPKATPRGTVAPAAPPPAAPAVSDRKGVGVWSFDGVNTALKRSGASWYYTWSTSHDGISGPGFVPMIWGAGSADDASLARAEAAGPYLLGFNEPDMSGQSNMTVDQALALWPALMRTGKVLGSPAVAYGGDTPGGWLDRFMSGARAKGYRVDFIALHWYGGDFTTPDAVAQLRSYLQAVYDRYHKPIWLTEFALIDFSHGTRFPTDQQQAAFVTAAAKMLDGLPYLQRYAWFGLPAKDDGPSSGLFHSGPAETPAGRAFEAAR from the coding sequence ATGCGAGGCAGCGAGCGGGTCGGTCCCGACCCAGCGATGGTGGCGGCGGCCCGGGCGGGCGACGAGCGGGCGCTCGACGTGCTGGTCGCGCAGAGCCTGCCGCTGGTCTACAACGTGGTCGGGCGGGCGCTGGACGGGCACGACGACGTGGACGACGTGGTCCAGGAGACGCTGCTGCGGGTGGTGCGCGGGCTCGGCGAGCTGCGCGACCCGGCGGCGTTCCGGTCCTGGCTGGTGGCCATCGCGGTCCGCCAGGTCCGCGACCGCGAGCAGGCGCGCCGGGCCAACTGGCAGCGCAGGACCGCCTTGGACGCGGCCGAGGCGATACCCGACCCGGCCTCGGACTTCGCCTCGGTGACGATCCTGCGGCTCGGACTGACCGACCAGCGGCGGGAGATCGCCGAGGCGACCCGCTGGCTGGACGACGACGACCGCACCCTGCTCGCGCTGTGGTGGCTGGAGGAGACCGGCGACATCGGCCGCACCGAGCTGGCCGAGGCGCTCGGCCTCAGCCGGCAGCACGCCGCCGTGAAGGTGCAGCGGATGAAGGAGCAGCTGGAGACCTCGCGCACGGTGGTGCGGGCGCTCGGCGCGGCCGACGGCTGCGAGCAGTTGCGCACGGTGGTCGCCGGCTGGGACGGCGTGCCGAGTCCGCTGTGGCGCAAGCGGATCGCCCGGCACGTCCGCGGCTGCGACGTGTGCGGGCACGCGTGCGGTCTGCTGCTGCCGATGGACCGGCTGCTCAGCGGCCTCCCCCTGCTGCCGGTGCCGGTCCACCTGACCGCCGCGCACGCCCCGGCCGCGGGCTGGTCGGGCGCGGCGCACGGCCCGCACACCCCGCACGGCCCGTACGCCGCGCACCCGGCCGCGGGCCACGCCGCCGCGCACTCCGCGGCCCCCATGCCCCCCACCGAGGCCGTAGCCCCCACGGCCGCGCGCACCGCTCCGCCGTCCCGTCCGCGGGGGCGGAGCGGTGCGCATCGGGGCGGCGGCAGACCGCGCCCGCGGCTGCCGCACGGGCCGGTCGCCGGGCCGGCCGCGGCGGTGAGCGCGGTGGCGGCGGTGGCCGCGGGCGCGCTGCTCGCGGTGCACCTGACCGCGGACCCGGCGCGGCCCGCCGCACACGCCGCGCCGAGCGGGCCCGCCGTCACCGCGGCCGTGCCCGCGCCGGCCACGCCCGCACCCACCACGACGAGCGCCTCGCCCACCCCGACGCGCACCGCCGGCCGCACGCCCGGCGCCTCCGCCGCCGCGCGCCCGCCGAAGGCCACGCCGCGCGGGACCGTGGCGCCGGCCGCGCCGCCGCCCGCCGCGCCCGCGGTCTCGGACCGCAAGGGCGTCGGGGTGTGGAGCTTCGACGGCGTGAACACCGCGCTGAAGCGCTCGGGCGCGAGCTGGTACTACACCTGGTCCACCTCCCACGACGGCATCAGCGGCCCGGGGTTCGTGCCGATGATCTGGGGCGCGGGCAGCGCCGACGACGCGTCGCTGGCCCGCGCCGAGGCCGCGGGTCCGTATCTGCTGGGCTTCAACGAGCCCGACATGTCAGGGCAGTCGAACATGACGGTCGATCAGGCGCTCGCGCTGTGGCCGGCGTTGATGCGGACCGGCAAGGTGCTCGGCAGCCCGGCGGTGGCGTACGGCGGCGACACCCCGGGCGGCTGGCTGGACCGTTTCATGTCCGGCGCGCGGGCCAAGGGCTACCGCGTCGACTTCATCGCACTGCACTGGTACGGCGGCGACTTCACCACGCCGGACGCGGTCGCGCAGCTCAGGTCGTATCTGCAGGCGGTGTACGACCGGTACCACAAGCCGATCTGGCTCACCGAGTTCGCGCTGATCGACTTCTCGCACGGCACCCGCTTCCCGACCGACCAGCAGCAGGCCGCCTTCGTCACCGCGGCGGCGAAGATGCTGGACGGTCTGCCCTACCTCCAGCGCTACGCCTGGTTCGGCCTGCCCGCCAAGGACGACGGCCCGAGCAGCGGGCTGTTCCACAGCGGCCCGGCCGAGACGCCGGCAGGGCGCGCGTTCGAGGCGGCGCGCTGA
- a CDS encoding cellulose binding domain-containing protein: protein MAVSAAAGLACAALTALPASAAQDPLTVQYKTSASGATTDQVEPWFEVTNTGSASVPLSQVTLRYYFKSDGPSVTYKFACSWAVKGCANVTGTFGTLANPTATADRYLQIGFTASAGSLAPGQNTGDLQLRFYRSDWQTINQADDYSFGGSQTTYANWPKVTVQESGALVYGTAPAGNDPGGPTDPPTSPGNPGDPNAPTLFDDFSYSSSSDPAVQQHGWTVKSGQGGPGVAGATWSPSDVTFVADGSGKVMNLRLTTDGTAAGTKETEIQTTTRKFKNGTYAARVKFNDTPTGGPDGDHVNQTFFTFTPLNAPMDPDYSEQDFEYLPNGGWGETQNIMYETSWETYNPDPWNAVNTHGQQYGSLDGWHDLQITIDNQYITYYIDGQQVAQHGEPYLPETPQWIDFNHWLIDLAGQTSSTPRSYNEQVDYVYFVKDQVLTPAQVQSTVAGLRSAGTTFKDTVPAS, encoded by the coding sequence ATGGCGGTGTCCGCCGCGGCGGGCCTGGCCTGTGCGGCGCTGACCGCGCTGCCGGCCTCCGCCGCCCAGGACCCGCTGACCGTGCAGTACAAGACCAGCGCCTCGGGCGCCACCACCGACCAGGTCGAGCCGTGGTTCGAGGTGACCAACACCGGGTCCGCCTCGGTGCCGCTCAGCCAGGTCACGCTGCGCTACTACTTCAAGTCCGACGGGCCGAGCGTCACCTACAAGTTCGCCTGCTCCTGGGCGGTCAAGGGCTGCGCCAACGTGACCGGCACCTTCGGCACCCTGGCCAACCCCACCGCCACCGCCGACCGCTACCTGCAGATCGGCTTCACCGCCAGCGCCGGCTCGCTGGCCCCCGGCCAGAACACCGGCGACCTCCAACTGCGCTTCTACCGCTCGGACTGGCAGACCATCAACCAGGCCGACGACTACTCCTTCGGCGGCTCCCAGACCACCTACGCCAACTGGCCGAAGGTCACCGTGCAGGAGTCCGGCGCACTGGTCTACGGCACCGCGCCGGCCGGCAACGACCCCGGCGGCCCGACCGACCCGCCCACCTCGCCGGGCAACCCCGGCGACCCCAACGCCCCCACGCTCTTCGACGACTTCAGCTACTCCAGCAGCTCCGACCCGGCCGTCCAGCAGCACGGCTGGACGGTGAAGTCCGGCCAGGGCGGCCCGGGTGTGGCCGGCGCGACCTGGTCGCCGTCGGACGTGACCTTCGTGGCCGACGGCTCGGGCAAGGTGATGAACCTGCGGCTGACCACGGACGGCACCGCCGCGGGCACCAAGGAGACCGAGATCCAGACCACCACCCGCAAGTTCAAGAACGGCACCTACGCGGCCCGGGTGAAGTTCAACGACACGCCGACCGGCGGCCCCGACGGCGACCACGTCAACCAGACGTTCTTCACCTTCACGCCGCTGAACGCGCCGATGGACCCCGACTACAGCGAGCAGGACTTCGAGTACCTGCCCAACGGCGGCTGGGGCGAGACGCAGAACATCATGTACGAGACCTCGTGGGAGACCTACAACCCCGACCCGTGGAACGCGGTGAACACCCACGGCCAGCAGTACGGCAGCCTCGACGGCTGGCACGACCTGCAGATCACCATCGACAACCAGTACATCACGTACTACATCGACGGCCAGCAGGTCGCCCAGCACGGTGAGCCGTACCTGCCCGAGACCCCGCAGTGGATCGACTTCAACCACTGGCTGATCGACCTCGCCGGCCAGACCAGCAGCACGCCGCGCTCCTACAACGAGCAGGTGGACTACGTGTACTTCGTCAAGGACCAGGTGCTGACCCCGGCGCAGGTCCAGTCCACGGTGGCCGGGCTGCGCAGCGCGGGCACCACGTTCAAGGACACGGTGCCGGCGAGCTGA
- a CDS encoding beta-N-acetylhexosaminidase — MIIPHPVRLDRDPGGFTLGADTAVRAGDGARDAARLLRTLLRPATGLPLPDSPDGAVVLALDPAAGAGLRAGHVAAEAYELTVAPDRVLLRAPRPAGLLHGVQTIRQLLPAQALSDRPAPGVRWRLPAVRIADAPRYGWRGAMLDVSRHFLPMSFVRRFVDLIALHKLTVLHLHLTDDQGWRMPVAAYPRLTEVGAFRARSMVGRAGSPHHDDRPHGGAYTAAQLRELVAFAAGRGVTVLPEIEMPGHTRAALAAYPELGNVPGRALDVWTDWGVCEQVLGVHDAALDFCRTVLDEVMDLFPSPYVHIGGDECPVVEWETSPAALRRAADEGLPAAKALHGWFLGRIGDHLTAAGRRPLCWAEDSGAPPPGFTVMPWRDADHGLTAARRGHDVVMSPHRSTYFDYPQSADPGEPLGQAGDPVELRAVHAADTAPGSWEPRAAARVLGTQGHLWTEFVADERQAEYLLFPRLCALADRVWNPGSRWSEDFLPALTAHRARLAALGVRHGPIPAG; from the coding sequence GTGATCATCCCCCACCCCGTACGACTCGACCGCGACCCCGGCGGCTTCACGCTCGGCGCCGACACCGCCGTGCGCGCCGGCGACGGCGCGCGGGACGCGGCGCGGCTGCTGCGCACGCTGCTGCGCCCGGCCACCGGGCTGCCGCTGCCGGACTCCCCCGACGGCGCCGTGGTGCTCGCCCTGGACCCGGCGGCGGGCGCGGGGCTGCGGGCCGGCCACGTGGCCGCCGAGGCGTACGAGCTGACCGTCGCGCCGGACCGGGTGCTGCTGCGCGCGCCGCGGCCCGCCGGGCTGCTGCACGGCGTGCAGACGATCCGGCAACTGCTGCCCGCGCAGGCGCTGTCGGACCGCCCGGCGCCGGGGGTGCGGTGGCGGCTGCCGGCCGTGCGGATCGCCGACGCGCCGCGGTACGGCTGGCGCGGCGCGATGCTGGACGTCTCCCGGCACTTCCTGCCGATGTCCTTCGTCCGCCGCTTCGTCGACCTGATCGCGCTGCACAAGCTGACCGTGCTGCACCTGCACCTCACCGACGACCAGGGCTGGCGGATGCCGGTGGCCGCCTACCCGCGGCTGACCGAGGTCGGCGCCTTCCGGGCCCGCTCGATGGTCGGCAGGGCCGGCAGCCCGCACCACGACGACCGGCCGCACGGCGGCGCGTACACCGCGGCGCAGCTGCGCGAGCTGGTGGCGTTCGCGGCCGGGCGCGGGGTCACCGTGCTGCCGGAGATCGAGATGCCCGGCCACACCCGGGCGGCCCTGGCCGCGTACCCGGAGCTGGGCAACGTGCCGGGACGGGCGCTGGACGTGTGGACCGACTGGGGCGTGTGCGAGCAGGTGCTCGGGGTGCACGACGCGGCGCTGGACTTCTGCCGGACCGTGCTGGACGAGGTGATGGACCTGTTCCCGTCGCCGTACGTGCACATCGGCGGCGACGAGTGCCCGGTGGTGGAGTGGGAGACCTCTCCCGCGGCGCTGCGCCGGGCGGCCGACGAGGGCCTGCCGGCCGCCAAGGCGCTGCACGGCTGGTTCCTCGGCCGGATCGGCGACCACCTGACGGCGGCCGGGCGCAGGCCCCTGTGCTGGGCGGAGGACTCCGGCGCGCCGCCGCCCGGCTTCACCGTGATGCCGTGGCGCGACGCCGACCACGGGCTGACCGCCGCGCGGCGCGGCCACGACGTGGTGATGTCGCCGCACCGCTCGACGTACTTCGACTATCCGCAGTCCGCCGATCCCGGCGAGCCGCTCGGCCAGGCCGGCGACCCGGTGGAGCTGCGCGCGGTGCACGCGGCCGACACCGCGCCCGGCTCGTGGGAGCCGCGGGCCGCCGCCCGGGTGCTGGGCACGCAGGGGCACCTGTGGACGGAGTTCGTGGCGGACGAGCGGCAGGCCGAGTACCTGCTCTTCCCGCGGCTGTGCGCGCTCGCCGACCGGGTCTGGAACCCCGGCAGCCGCTGGTCCGAGGACTTCCTGCCCGCGCTGACCGCGCACCGGGCGCGGCTGGCCGCGCTCGGCGTACGGCACGGCCCGATACCGGCCGGCTGA
- a CDS encoding GntR family transcriptional regulator has protein sequence MTSEPSRSALKRERVRDHLMELVESRKPGDPIPSERALCDQLGVSRPTLRSAVDELVTTGLLVREHGRGMFVARAKITQELSPDRDAHRLPQAAGSWSSQVLEFATVRAGARVGRKLHVSPAAEVTYIARLRLVDGEPMAIEYLHVPAAFVPGLDVADMESGDFYDVLRERYGVRVHEAVQSIEPTVTNEEEARLIGVPVLSPALLFERLTRDDTGRPVEYVHSVYRGDRYRIVSRLALGDAAAGAAGAGGTPARTGHHPGIPPGDLAGRGDVPALMVGDVQPAE, from the coding sequence ATGACCAGTGAGCCGTCGCGCTCCGCACTGAAGCGCGAACGCGTCCGCGACCACCTCATGGAGCTGGTCGAGTCGCGGAAGCCCGGCGACCCGATCCCCTCCGAGCGCGCGCTGTGCGACCAACTCGGCGTCTCCCGGCCCACGTTGCGCTCCGCGGTGGACGAACTGGTCACCACCGGGCTGCTGGTGCGCGAGCACGGGCGCGGCATGTTCGTGGCCCGCGCCAAGATCACCCAGGAACTCAGCCCGGACCGCGACGCGCACCGGCTGCCGCAGGCCGCCGGCAGCTGGTCCAGCCAGGTGCTGGAGTTCGCGACGGTACGGGCCGGCGCCCGCGTCGGCCGCAAGCTGCACGTCTCACCGGCCGCCGAGGTCACCTACATCGCCCGGCTGCGGCTGGTCGACGGCGAGCCGATGGCGATCGAGTACCTGCACGTGCCGGCCGCGTTCGTCCCCGGGCTCGACGTCGCCGACATGGAGTCCGGCGACTTCTACGACGTGCTGCGCGAGCGCTACGGGGTGCGGGTGCACGAGGCCGTGCAGTCCATCGAGCCGACCGTCACCAACGAGGAGGAGGCCCGGCTGATCGGCGTCCCGGTGCTCTCGCCCGCGCTGCTCTTCGAACGCCTCACCCGCGACGACACCGGGCGGCCGGTGGAGTACGTCCACTCGGTCTACCGCGGCGACCGCTACCGCATCGTCTCCCGGCTCGCGCTCGGCGACGCCGCGGCGGGCGCGGCGGGAGCGGGCGGGACGCCGGCCAGGACCGGCCACCACCCCGGCATCCCGCCGGGCGACCTGGCCGGACGCGGCGACGTCCCCGCGCTGATGGTCGGGGACGTGCAGCCGGCGGAGTGA
- a CDS encoding SAV_915 family protein: MHVSQHQPSTGPGPDAGDGARRSLYVPVRRGPAGAVIRLWRTPVGTRTAVAFTTDRRLRSVLGPTHPWIRLSEAALRRMAEPLGAVHLTVDPLLTARPPAAWSAQPATAPATGAEPTAGSTIESAIRPAIEPEPAAASRPAGELQPGAEPERAIEPEPPAEPLAGAPSPA, encoded by the coding sequence ATGCACGTGAGTCAGCACCAGCCGTCGACGGGGCCTGGACCGGACGCCGGGGACGGTGCGAGACGCTCCTTGTACGTGCCGGTGCGGCGCGGGCCCGCGGGCGCGGTGATCCGTCTGTGGCGGACCCCGGTGGGCACCCGGACGGCCGTGGCGTTCACCACCGACCGCCGGCTGCGCTCGGTGCTCGGCCCGACGCACCCGTGGATCCGGCTGTCGGAGGCGGCACTGCGCCGGATGGCCGAACCCCTCGGCGCGGTCCACCTCACCGTCGACCCGCTGCTGACCGCCCGCCCGCCGGCCGCGTGGTCCGCGCAGCCCGCCACCGCACCGGCCACCGGTGCCGAGCCGACGGCCGGAAGCACGATCGAGTCGGCGATCCGACCGGCGATCGAGCCGGAGCCGGCTGCCGCGTCCCGACCGGCCGGCGAACTCCAGCCGGGCGCCGAGCCCGAGCGGGCGATCGAGCCCGAGCCCCCCGCCGAGCCGCTGGCCGGCGCCCCCTCGCCCGCCTGA
- a CDS encoding MFS transporter, translating into MSTQVPADASVGSSASPAVEAGPAADKAEHPSHRWWVLGVIAIAQLMVVLDATVVNIALPSAQKALGFSDGNRQWIVTAYSLAFGSLLLLGGRLADLIGRKIVFLVGVVGFAGASALAGAAQNFEVLVSGRALQGLFGALLAPAALSLLNTTFTDSKERAKAFGIYGAIAGAGGGVGLLLGGVLTEHLSWRWTLYVNLFFAIVAFIGGMALLRKGAPADRPKLDIPGTLLVTIGLFGIVYGFSNAETHDWSSPLTWGFLLLGVVLVAAFAWWQTRAKHPLLPLRVLVDRNRGASFAVLGIAGVGMFGVFLFLTYYLQLSLHYTPIKTGLGFLPMIGALMVSAQLATNTLVPRFGPKPIVPLGMAMSAAGMAWLTVLDGNSSYAANVLPPLIVMGLGVGLAMPTAMSVATAGIDARDAGVASAGVNTMQQVGGSIGTALLNTLAATAATNYVHSHGASPAALAHAQLHSYSVAYWWSAGFFAVGTVLALLMYRRGLPEQVADGESVAVHM; encoded by the coding sequence ATGTCGACTCAGGTACCCGCCGACGCCAGCGTCGGATCGTCCGCCTCACCGGCGGTGGAGGCCGGACCGGCCGCCGACAAGGCCGAGCACCCCAGCCACCGCTGGTGGGTGCTCGGCGTCATCGCGATCGCCCAGCTCATGGTGGTCCTCGACGCCACCGTCGTGAACATCGCCCTGCCGTCCGCGCAGAAGGCCCTCGGCTTCAGCGACGGCAACCGGCAGTGGATCGTCACCGCCTACTCCCTCGCCTTCGGCTCGCTGCTGCTGCTCGGCGGCCGGCTCGCCGACCTGATCGGGCGCAAGATCGTCTTCCTGGTCGGCGTCGTCGGCTTCGCCGGCGCCTCGGCCCTGGCCGGCGCCGCGCAGAACTTCGAGGTGCTGGTCAGCGGCCGCGCGCTGCAGGGCCTGTTCGGCGCGCTGCTCGCGCCCGCCGCGCTCTCGCTGCTCAACACGACCTTCACCGACAGCAAGGAACGCGCCAAGGCGTTCGGCATCTACGGCGCCATCGCCGGCGCGGGCGGCGGTGTCGGCCTGCTGCTCGGCGGTGTGCTGACCGAGCACCTCAGCTGGCGCTGGACGCTGTACGTCAACCTGTTCTTCGCGATCGTCGCCTTCATCGGCGGCATGGCACTGCTGCGCAAGGGCGCCCCGGCCGACCGGCCCAAGCTGGACATCCCCGGCACGCTGCTGGTCACCATCGGCCTCTTCGGCATCGTCTACGGCTTCTCCAACGCCGAGACCCACGACTGGAGCTCCCCGCTGACCTGGGGCTTCCTGCTACTGGGCGTCGTGCTGGTGGCCGCCTTCGCCTGGTGGCAGACCCGCGCGAAGCACCCGCTGCTGCCGCTGCGCGTGCTGGTCGACCGCAACCGCGGCGCGTCCTTCGCGGTGCTGGGCATCGCCGGTGTCGGTATGTTCGGCGTCTTCCTCTTCCTGACCTACTACCTCCAGCTGTCGCTGCACTACACCCCGATCAAGACCGGCCTGGGCTTCCTGCCGATGATCGGCGCGCTGATGGTCTCCGCGCAGCTCGCCACCAACACGCTGGTGCCGCGGTTCGGCCCCAAGCCGATCGTGCCGCTGGGCATGGCGATGTCGGCGGCGGGCATGGCCTGGCTGACCGTGCTGGACGGCAACAGCTCCTACGCGGCGAACGTGCTGCCGCCGCTGATCGTGATGGGCCTGGGCGTCGGCCTGGCGATGCCCACCGCGATGAGCGTGGCCACCGCGGGCATCGACGCGCGGGACGCTGGTGTGGCCTCCGCGGGCGTCAACACCATGCAGCAGGTGGGCGGTTCGATCGGCACGGCGCTGCTGAACACGCTGGCGGCGACCGCGGCGACCAACTACGTGCACAGCCACGGCGCGTCGCCCGCGGCGCTCGCCCACGCGCAGCTGCACAGCTACTCGGTGGCGTACTGGTGGTCGGCCGGCTTCTTCGCGGTCGGCACGGTGCTGGCGCTGCTGATGTACCGCAGGGGCCTGCCCGAGCAGGTCGCGGACGGCGAGTCGGTGGCCGTCCACATGTGA
- a CDS encoding LysE family translocator, whose protein sequence is MSVDRLAGFAAISLVLVLIPGPSVLFVLGRALAHGRRTALGSVVGNAIGAYVLATLVSVGLGEAVALSVVVFTALKLAGAVYLVFLGVKAWRHRRVVLTAAQEGGAGTGEAAGGAGPEAAGGADAADGPRRRGPRGSDLRTLREGFVVGVTNPKTMVFFAAVLPQFVDRGAGRVHEQMLLLALVFMVLALICDSIWAVTASAARTWFARSPRRMAAIGGTGGLAMIGLGVAVAVTGRADS, encoded by the coding sequence GTGTCGGTGGACAGACTCGCGGGCTTCGCGGCGATATCACTCGTCCTCGTACTGATCCCCGGCCCCAGCGTGCTGTTCGTGCTGGGCCGGGCCCTGGCGCACGGCCGCCGCACGGCGCTGGGCAGCGTCGTCGGCAACGCGATCGGCGCGTACGTCCTGGCCACGCTCGTCTCGGTGGGCCTGGGCGAGGCCGTCGCCCTCTCGGTCGTGGTGTTCACCGCGCTGAAGCTGGCGGGCGCGGTGTATCTCGTCTTCCTCGGCGTCAAGGCGTGGCGCCACCGCAGGGTGGTGCTCACGGCCGCGCAGGAGGGCGGCGCGGGCACGGGGGAAGCGGCGGGCGGCGCCGGCCCCGAGGCGGCGGGCGGCGCGGACGCGGCGGACGGCCCGCGCAGGCGCGGGCCGCGTGGGAGCGACCTGCGCACGCTGCGCGAGGGCTTCGTCGTCGGCGTGACCAACCCCAAGACGATGGTCTTCTTCGCCGCCGTGCTGCCGCAGTTCGTCGACCGCGGCGCCGGCCGCGTCCACGAGCAGATGCTGCTGCTCGCCCTGGTCTTCATGGTGCTCGCGCTGATCTGCGACAGCATCTGGGCGGTGACCGCGTCGGCGGCCCGCACCTGGTTCGCGCGCTCGCCGCGCCGGATGGCCGCGATCGGCGGCACCGGCGGCCTGGCGATGATCGGCCTCGGCGTCGCGGTGGCGGTCACCGGCCGGGCGGACTCGTAG
- a CDS encoding MFS transporter, whose protein sequence is MPRPAASLLALTVGCVLADSAVVTLALPEILQRLNGTVGQVAWVLIAFNLVLAVAAGPAARSCRRRDPAVLAAAGIAVFAGASALCAVAGSLGVLIAARCVQAAGGAFAVVGSLRLLVDELDERRGTAWWIAAGVFGTAVGPVAGGLLTDAFSWRSIFVVQVPIAALAVPTALARRRGKGRRSVEDAPRHSVRIRPNIALALLSAALTAALFLFVLLLVDGWRRSPAVAAVTVSVIPLAALLARPLARVLRSGPDAETAAGCLLIAGGLAALALLPSARLGWTVGPQALVGLGLGLTLDRLTVQAMRDRTPQALHGGWTIAARHAGVVLGLALLTPVFAADLRDAQAPAQDAVTALVLDAPLRAQDKVSLARGLVRQLRQEGGRVPDLHPAFAQLTLPAAEKPAAARLERDLDAQLERAATHAFRDAFLIGAALALAALLTLVPAPRRGER, encoded by the coding sequence ATGCCGCGGCCGGCAGCGTCGCTGCTCGCGCTGACCGTGGGGTGCGTGCTGGCCGACTCCGCGGTGGTCACCCTCGCGCTGCCGGAGATCCTGCAGCGGCTGAACGGCACGGTGGGCCAGGTCGCCTGGGTGCTGATCGCGTTCAACCTCGTGCTCGCGGTGGCGGCCGGTCCGGCCGCGCGGTCGTGCCGGCGGCGTGATCCGGCGGTGCTGGCCGCGGCGGGCATCGCGGTGTTCGCCGGGGCCTCGGCGCTGTGCGCGGTGGCCGGTTCGCTGGGGGTGCTGATCGCCGCGCGGTGCGTGCAGGCCGCGGGCGGCGCCTTCGCGGTCGTCGGCAGCCTGCGACTCCTGGTCGACGAGCTGGACGAGCGGCGCGGGACGGCCTGGTGGATCGCCGCCGGGGTGTTCGGGACCGCCGTGGGGCCGGTGGCCGGCGGGCTGCTGACCGACGCGTTCTCCTGGCGGTCGATCTTCGTCGTCCAGGTGCCGATCGCCGCGCTGGCCGTCCCGACCGCGCTCGCGAGACGCCGCGGGAAGGGGCGGCGAAGCGTCGAGGACGCCCCGCGGCACAGCGTGCGGATCAGGCCGAACATCGCGCTGGCGCTGCTGTCGGCGGCGCTGACCGCCGCGCTGTTCCTGTTCGTGCTGCTGCTGGTCGACGGCTGGCGGCGGTCGCCGGCCGTGGCCGCCGTGACGGTCTCGGTGATCCCGCTCGCGGCGCTGCTCGCCCGGCCCCTGGCGCGGGTGCTGCGCTCGGGGCCGGACGCGGAGACGGCGGCGGGCTGCCTGCTCATCGCGGGCGGCCTGGCCGCGCTGGCGCTGCTGCCGTCGGCCCGGCTCGGCTGGACGGTCGGGCCCCAGGCGCTCGTCGGGCTGGGGCTCGGGCTGACGCTGGACCGGCTGACCGTCCAGGCGATGCGCGACCGCACGCCGCAGGCGCTGCACGGCGGCTGGACCATCGCGGCCCGGCACGCCGGGGTGGTGCTCGGACTCGCGCTGCTCACACCGGTGTTCGCCGCGGACCTGCGCGACGCGCAGGCGCCCGCGCAGGACGCCGTCACCGCGCTCGTCCTGGACGCCCCGCTGCGCGCCCAGGACAAGGTCTCCCTCGCCCGCGGCCTGGTCCGCCAGCTCAGGCAGGAGGGCGGCCGGGTGCCCGATCTGCACCCGGCGTTCGCGCAGTTGACGCTGCCCGCCGCGGAGAAGCCGGCGGCCGCGCGGCTCGAACGCGACCTGGATGCGCAGCTCGAACGCGCCGCCACCCACGCCTTCCGCGACGCCTTCCTGATCGGCGCCGCGCTCGCCCTGGCCGCGCTGCTGACCCTGGTCCCGGCGCCCCGGCGGGGCGAGCGGTGA
- a CDS encoding helix-turn-helix transcriptional regulator — protein sequence MDGGRGEAVEVRAALLRMRRSGLLPVAFGGLVPSAGQQAGHGARHFRITELSGASTDSLRGLAITTGNGLGGKSLAMGRPYTVTDYRTSRVISHEYDAAVAAEGLRSVLAVPIVVHRRVRGVLYGALRQPYALGDRPMAMALDAARELEQALAIRDEAHRLLSYAQPPATSDPRAWEEVREAHAELRALAGRIPDMHLRQELLSACARLAGASTGAAPTAPPPAAPPQLTPRELDVLASVASGATNAVAAERLRLRPETVKSYLRSAMRKLGAHTRLEAVVAARRAGLLP from the coding sequence ATGGACGGCGGGCGCGGAGAAGCGGTCGAGGTGCGGGCGGCGCTGCTGAGAATGCGCAGGTCGGGGCTGCTGCCGGTGGCGTTCGGCGGCCTGGTGCCCAGCGCCGGCCAGCAAGCGGGCCACGGCGCGCGGCACTTCCGGATCACCGAGCTGTCCGGCGCGAGCACGGACTCGCTGCGCGGCCTCGCCATCACCACCGGCAACGGCCTGGGCGGCAAGTCGCTGGCGATGGGCCGCCCGTACACCGTGACCGACTACCGCACCTCACGGGTGATCAGTCACGAGTACGACGCGGCGGTCGCCGCCGAGGGGCTGCGGTCGGTGCTCGCGGTGCCGATCGTGGTGCACCGGCGGGTGCGCGGGGTGCTGTACGGCGCGCTGCGCCAGCCGTACGCGCTCGGCGACCGGCCGATGGCGATGGCCCTGGACGCGGCGCGCGAGCTGGAACAGGCGCTGGCGATACGGGACGAGGCGCACCGGCTGCTGTCGTACGCGCAGCCGCCGGCCACCTCCGACCCGCGGGCGTGGGAGGAGGTCAGGGAGGCGCACGCGGAGCTGCGGGCGCTGGCCGGCCGCATCCCGGACATGCACCTGCGGCAGGAGCTGCTCAGCGCGTGCGCGCGGCTGGCCGGCGCCTCCACCGGGGCCGCGCCGACCGCGCCGCCGCCGGCCGCGCCGCCGCAGCTGACGCCGCGCGAGCTGGACGTGCTCGCCTCGGTGGCGTCGGGCGCGACCAACGCGGTGGCCGCGGAGCGGCTGCGGCTACGGCCGGAGACGGTCAAGAGCTATCTGCGCTCCGCGATGCGGAAGTTGGGGGCGCACACCCGGCTGGAAGCGGTGGTCGCGGCGCGCCGCGCGGGCCTGCTGCCGTAG